The DNA window CAACAAAAGTCCGGCAAACCCGGCACCAAAGTGATCAATAGCGACGCGAATACCCGCAGACTTGAGCTTACGAATAGAATCAGTGAATTCATCAATACGTGAGATAGCTTCACTCTCGGTGAACTCAACAATAATCTGCTCTGAAATCAAACCATTCGCCTTGATTTCATCTAAAAGAAACTCAACAGCGCCGGGAACATTCACCAAAGTCATCGGTAAGAGATTAATAGACAACGTGCATCCACGCAGACGCAGACGTCCCGCCATGGCAAACGCCACCCGCTTACTGTGGAGGTCCGCCTTATAAATATCCTCTCGCGAGAGTCCATCAAAATAAACCTCTGGCGATCCACCGCAGGTGGTACGCAGCAACGCCTCAACGGAAACAATTTCTTTAGCAAACGGGTCGATCACTGGCTGAAAAGCGAAGCTGCACTCGGCCTGAATGAACGGGACTTCAGGATAAAAAGCTGTGCTATCCGTTACAAAATCCCAGCTTTCCGGCGCGGGAATTTCGTAATAATTATCCTTTTCCGTCGCTTCCACGAAGGTACGAAAAAAGTGGAGGGCCCGGTCATCGTAAGTTAGCTGATATTTAGTGGTCCCTTTATCCAACACCATTTGCAGAACGTCATCGCGGTCATACTCTCGTAAATCAAAGAGTTCCATACCGATGTTGCCAAATCTACGCGTCGGACCATGATCGCTAAGCAGTTCAACAAGATTATGGTGGCGCGAGTCCCCACAGATATGACGATAAATTTCCAGAACCTTCTCTTCAGGTCCTTCTAATAGCTGAAAAAAATGGGTGCCATTAAAAAGTAAAATCCCGGACACGCCCATCTGGCTATTTTTTACATTTGCTTCAGCAACCATGCTTTCGAGCGATTTAACTGACACGTTGTCGCAGATATGACTGCGATAAATGATGGTAGTGAGCATGAAATTCCCGACAGGAGAGAGAAAAAAGATTGAGATATTACAGTAGCAGATCTGATGTTCTGCGTCCTGTAAAAAAGACAAATATATTAACAAATATTTCACATTAAACCGTTCTTTTGATTGACCTTCTTCTCCCGCCAATACCTGTACAGAATGCACATTCCCCAGATAGTACAGGGTCGGTTTAGTAAAAAATAAAATTACATATAAATCAATTAATTAATCAAACAATATAATCAAAAAAATAACATTTTTTCTCCATTTTTTATGTACAAGTTAACAATCATTGTATAACTTTAATGGCAACTTAACTGATGATTGAACTGACAGGAGCACATATGCAGCAGAACAGTTATATTCCTGACACAGCTAGCGCTATTGCCCATTATTTCAATAAAGCCTCTTTGCCTTCACAGCAGGAAACGCTGGGACAAATCGTGATGGATATCCTTTGTGAAGGCCGAAATCTGAATCGTAAATCTCTGTGTACCAAGTTACTGAGTCGCCTTGAAGTTGCTTCTCAACCTGAAGAAGAGAACCACTATCAAACGTTAATCGGTTTGCTCTTTGAGCGACAAGATTAAGCGTGCCAGCAGTAATCTGGTGAATTAGGTCGACACTGAAGAGTCTGATTTCACGGATGATACCAATACTTAATCAGAGCATCGACTTCAAACCAAATCTCCAGTCATGGAGACGACGGTAATCAGAGATACAGTTATGAATAGTGGTGAGATTGAACACTTAACAGATGTACTGATTGGAGAGGCTGTTCTCTCTCTACTCAAAAACAAGGGGCCGATCAATACTCAAGCTCTGGTAAATAAACTCCAGTCGATGCAGGTCGGTGAAACGGATAAAAAACGGCGAGATACAATTGGGCATATTATTGATGAAATAAATAATATGGTAGCTCTTCGAGGTAAGAAAAAGTCTCTGGGTACTTCAGGTGCGAAAAATTATTGGGATGACCCAAATGCTTTATTGGGTTCATCTTCGCAATCTGGTACAGGTAAAATGCACTGACCATTAATGGTCGATTCTTTAATTAACAAAGTTGAGAATATGATGAGACAGACTATGCATCAGCAATCAGATATCTACGCAGGCCTGAATGATACCGCACTCTCTGAGTATTTCCGCAATGCAGGCGACAGGCTGATCGATGAATCTGCAGTGATGTCCCTGGCCATTAGTAGTATCCTTGCCACTGAAGGGCATCTCAGTAATAAGGCTATTATATTCTGGTTAATTAATGCCCTTGAGACGACTAGCGATGTGGTGACGGCAGATGTTATCCGTAAGACGCTGGAAATTGTCGTAAGTTATACCATGGATGATATCTAAGATAGCAACAGGAATTAATGAAACAAGGAAGTCAGCTATTATTAATAGGTGGAATAACGGTTAAACAGGACCTGGGGATAGAAATAAAAGCCACCTACAGTATAATTTTTCCTAAAATTCGCCTCCTGTTGTCAGGTATAAAATCCACAACAGGAGACGGATATTAAATAAATATATGCAATATTTAATTAGCCTTTTTATAAGGCTAATTATATAAACACATTACCACGCGCTAAAGCACCGCAGCCAGACGCCTGACGCCATCGACCAGGATCTCCGGCGGATGGTTAGCAAAACCGAGTAAAATCCCCTCTCTCGCCATCGCCCGCTGACAGTATCGCTCAAAGGTCTGTACACCTAAACCTATCCGACGAGCCTTGTCTTCCACCTCTTTGGCTTTTAGACCATTCAGCAGCCAGCAGACTAAATGAACGCCCGAATCCGTCGGATGAACCGCCATACGTCCAGGAAAATAGTGCTCAATCGCCGCCTCCAGCGCACTTTTGCGCTCAAAACAAGCTTTGCGGATACGACGAACATGGCTGGCGTAGTGCCCCTCACTGAGAAAACGTGCCAGAACCGCCTGTTCCAGATAGCCGCTACTAAGATCGGTGTAATACTTGGTGATGGCAAACTGTTCACGTAAATGCTCAGGCACCACCAAAAAACCAAGGCGAAATTCCGGGTACATCATCTTAGAGAATGTCCCGGAATAGATAACCCGCTGATGTTTATCTAGCCCCTGCAAAGCCTGTAATGAACGGGCGGCGTAGCGAAACTCACTGTTGTAGTCATCTTCGAAAATCCAGGCCCGATGGGCTTCTGCCCATTCCAGTAAGGCAAGCCTTCTCGGCAGGCTGAGAGTTCCGCTGAGCGGAAACTGATGCGAGGGCGCGGTATAGACCAGTTTCGCCCCTGGGTAGTGCAATATTCCATCCTGAATATCCATGCCATCGCCATCAACACGAACGGGCCGGACGGAGACACCTCTGGCGGCGAATGCACCGCGAGCGCCGTTGTATCCAGGGTCATCCAGCCAAACCTCATCGCCAGGTACCAGCAATGCCTGAGTAGTGATCGTCAGCGCCTGTTGAATACCATTGACGATAATAATCTGATCTTCATGACAATTTACGCCGCGCGTCGCCTGAATATAGTGACTGATGGCTCGTCGCAACGGTAGATATCCGTAAGGCGTGGTGTGCATTCCTAGTTCACGACGCGACTGTCGCCAGATGCGCCCCAGCAATCGTCCCCATAAAGCGTGAGGAAAGAGATCGGTACAGCCGATACCCACCGCAAAAACCCGGTTCATCCCCCCACTTTCCTGGCTTTCGGACCATGAGGGTATCAATGCCGAGATATCGGGATTGAGTTGCCCGATAGCAGATGCTGCCGCTTCAGGCGCCGCTGGCGAATAATGCTCGCTAATGAAGTTATCCGGGATATGTTGGCAGACAAACGTGCCCGCGCCCTTGCGCGTCACCAGATACCCCTCATCCATCAGGCGATCGAAACCCGAGATAACCGAGTTCCTGGAGATCGCCATCATCTCAGCCAGCGCACGGCTTGAGGGGACTTTTGAACCCGCCGTCAAACGACCGTCAAGGATAGCGTTACGCAGGGCATGATAAACCTGATCTTTGATGATCCCGCGTTGTAATAACAGGTCCTGAAAGAGAGGAGCAACTGGTTTAGCCATGGCTATGAGAGATATTTTTAAGGTAAAAGTGGATCCTACAAATATATAGAAAGTGTCACTTTTTAGGAACCATAAGAACTTCTAACATGGCGCTCAGTGAGGACAAAACACCCATTTAAAAAAAATAAGGACCACTATGAATTTATCTCAAATCACCATCGAACCCGCAACCGACAGCGACTTTGCCCAGTGGTTGCCGCTGTGGAAAAGCTACCAGGTATTTTACCGCGTCGATATCCCGGAAACCGTGACGCAATTGACCTGGAGCCGTTTTTTAAATCCCATTGAATCGATGTTTTGCGCCGTAGCAAAGCATGAAGGATCGATAGTTGGGCTGGTGCATTACCTGTTCCATCGCACCACCTGGGCCGAAAGCGACTACTGCTATCTGGAAGACCTGTTCGTTGACCCGGAGGTTCGGGGCAAGCATATCGGTAAACAGTTAATTGAATATGTTCAGCAGCAGGCGCGTAAACGCCACGCTGCCAGCCTGTACTGGCACACTCATGAAACCAACCTGCGCGGCCAGCGTTTGTATAACTGGGTGGCGGATAAAAGCGGCATGATTGAGTATCGCATGCGGGTAAAATAACCGTCGACTCAAGCATAAAAAAACCTCGCCGCAGCGAGGTTTTCAGTCATAAGCAGCAGGCTTAGTACGCGTTAACCACCACCCACATTGGGCCCTGGCCGACGGCATAGCGCCCTTTTTCTTGCAACAGACCCTGCTCGCCTTCGATTTCATACACCGCAACATGATGTGATTTCTGACCAGCGGCAATCAGGTATTTTCCGCTGTGATCGAGGTTAAAGCCGCGCGGTTGTGCTTCGGTTGGCTGATAGCCTTCGATGGACAACACGCTGCCGTCTTCGGAGACGCTGAAGATGGTGATAATGCTGGCGGTACGATCGCAGGCGTAGAGGTGACGACCATCCGGGGTCAGATGGATATCCGCCGCCCAGCGAACACCGGTGAAATCAGAAGGCATCATGTCCAGCGTCTGCACGCACTCGATTTTGCCGTACGGATCTTTCAGCTCCCAGACGTCAACAGAGCTATTAAGTTCATTGACGCAGTAGCCGTACTGCTGGTTCGGATGGAACGTCATATGACGCGGGCCTGCGCCTTCAACGGTGGTCACTTCAGCCGGTTCTTGCGCGGCAAGGAAACCATCGTCGCTGAGGGTAAACAGGCAGATACGATCCTGCTTCAGCGCCGGAACCCATAGGGTGCGATTGTCCGGAGAGATATTTGCCGAATGGCAGCCTTCGAGCCCTTCAACCACGGTCACCGTTTCACCCGGCAGGCCATCGGTCAGCGGCGTCACGCTTACACAGCCCGAATTATAAGAGGCACTAAAAACAAAACGACCTTGATGATCGGTAGAAATATGCGTTGGGCTACCCGGCAGCGCGGCTTCGCCAGCGAAGGTCAGGGCGCCATTATCAGGCGCAATGCGGTAGGCCAGTACGCGAAACTCCGGACGCACGCCGACGTAGAGATACTCTTTGTTCGGGCTCACCACCATCGGCTGCACCTGACCTGGGGCATCAACAACCTGCGCCAGGGTCAGTTTCCCCTCAACATCCAGATTCCAGACGTGGATCTGCTGGCTTTCCGGGCTGGCGGTATAAACGGTTTGTTTCATGAATACTCCTTCCTCACTGCACGTGGAAATTTCATTTTTCAGACTAACAACACCCTGAAAAACACAATACGCATATATACCCGTCATACTTCAAGTTGCATGTGCGTTAGCTTTCCTCGCTCACCCCAGTCACTTACTGGAGTAAGTTCCAGGGGACTCCCTGCGTCGCTGCCTTCCTGCAACTCGAATTATTTAGGGTATACTACATGATTCAGGTTGCCTTGCAGCAGCCTGACGAATCAAGTGTACCGACTCTTTTAGCGGTAGATGCTGAAAAGTTTGCCCGAATGGCACAGCGGTGTACCATCATAGCCAGCTAACTTTTCATCATTAACCGGAAACAACACATGACCTCACGCGTGATTGCCCTGGATTTAGACGGCACCCTACTGACCGGAAAAAAAGCCATCCTCCCCGCCTCGCTCGACGCACTGGCTCGCGCCAGAGACGCTGGATACCAGGTGATCGTCGTCACCGGCCGACATCACGTCGCTATCCATCCTTTTTATCAGGCACTGGCTCTGGATACACCTGCAATTTGTTGTAATGGCACTTATTTGTATGATTATCATGCAAAAAAGGTTCTGGAGTCCGATCCGATGCCGGTAGATAAAGCCCTGAGCCTGACGGATATGCTGGTCGAACACGATATTCACGGCCTGATGTACGTTGACGACGCGATGCTGTATGAGCAACCAACCGGGCACGTTATTCGCACCGCTAACTGGGCGGAATCTTTACCCGTGGCGCAGCGCCCGGTATTCACTCAGGTCGCCTCTCTGGCCCAGGCGGCCCGTGAAGTGAATGCCGTGTGGAAATTCGCCCTGACCGATGAAGATACCGCAAAACTACAGCGCTTTGCCCAGCATGTCGGCCAGACGCTAGGTCTGGAATGCGAATGGTCGTGGCACGATCAGGTTGATATCGCCCGCGAAGGCAACAGCAAAGGCAAACGCCTGGCGCAGTGGGTAGCATCGCAGGGCCTGTCGATGCAGGATGTCGTCGCTTTCGGCGATAACTACAACGATCTTAGCATGCTGGAAGCCGCCGGTACCGGCGTGGCGATGGGCAACGCAGTGGATGAAGTCAAAGCGCGCGCCAATGTGGTGATTGGTGAAAACGAAACCACCAGCATCGCTGACTACATCAATCGCCACCTGCTTTAATCAGGCGGCGATTGACACGCTTTTTATTTGCGCATACAGCTGCTGGCCTGGGGTAATGCCCAGGTCATCGCGCGCCCACGGGCTAATACGAGCCCACAGCGTTCGACCACTAATTTCAAGCCTGACCTCAACCTGACCGTTACTTTCGATGCACTGCATCACCTGCGCGGGCAAAATATTACGGATGCTGGTTCTCTGCCCAGGCTGTAGTACCAGCGAGACATCTGAAGCCTGAATGCGGATACGCGCCGCTTCACCCTGCGGTCTGTCGAGCTGATTAACCCATATCTGCTGGTCGCCGAGCGCCAGCGCAGTCATCGCATACTGCGAATGCTGAGCGGCAATGGTTACATTGAGAATGGTGCTTTGCTGATCCTGCGGTAGCCAGGGGTGCATTATGCTGCTGCTCCACACCGCTTCCAGGCAGCCAAAAGCTTTCACTTTCCCCTCTTCCAGCACCAGCACTTTATCCGCCAGATGCTGAATCTCATCCAATGAATGGCTGACGTAGAGCATCGGGATGTTAATCTCCCGCGCCAGACGTTGCAGATAGGGCAACAGCTCGCGTTTACGTGGAATATCCAGCGACGCCAGCGGCTCATCAAGCAGCAGCAGCTCCGGTGCGGTGAGTAATGCCCGGCCAATGGCTACCCGCTGTTTTTCCCCACCGGATAGCCCTCCCGGTAGCCTGTCAAGCAGCGGCGCGATGCCAAGCAGATCCACCAGCTTATCGAACTGGTCGGCCATGCTCTTCGCCATGCCGTACTTCAGATTGCCGCGCACCTTGTAGTGCGGAAACAGGCGAGCATCCTGAAAAACATAGCCAATACGGCGTTTTTCCGGCGCCAGACAGATACGCTTTTCGACATCATTAAGCACTCTGCCGTTAAGCACGATACGCCCCTGCTGCGGGCGCGTTAGGCCACTGATGGCGTTAATCAAAGAAGTTTTTCCCGCACCGGATACGCCGAACACCGCCGTGATGCCGCTGGCGGGGAGCGTCTCACAGATCTGCAAACAGTGAGTGCCCAGCGTCTGGGTGAAATCAAGCTCGAGCATGGTTATTTCCCCATCCGTTTGCGACTAAGCCGGGCCAGCCATTCAGAAATCAGCAGCGATATCAGCGCCAGCACAATTGAAATCAAACACAGCCGTGCTGCCGCGCCTTCGCCGCCGGGGGTCTGAATCAGAGTATACATAGCCGAGGGAATGGTGCGCGTTTCACCAGGAATATTAGAAACAAAGGTAATGGTCGCGCCAAATTCGCCCAGCGAACGGGCGAAGGCCAGCACGGTACCGACGATAATTCCCGGAAGCGTTAAAGGTAGGGTAATGGTGAAAAACACCCGCCAGCGACCCGCACCAAGCGTGCGTGCCGCCTGCTCAAGCTTGACATCAACCCCTTCCAGCGCCAGGCGAATAGCCCGCACCATCAGTGGAAAAGACATCACCGCCGCCGCCAGCACCGCGCCGCGCCAGCTAAAGGCAAAGCTCAGACCAAACCAGTCATAAAGCCAGCTGCCGATAAAACCACGCCGTCCCATGGCAATCAATAACAGATAGCCCACCACCACCGGAGGCAATACTAGCGGCAAGTGGAGGATGCTATCGAGCAGCGCTTTGCCGGGGAAATCCCGTCGAACCAGCAGCCAGGAAAAAAAGATCCCGAAAGGTAAGCTAAACACCACCGCCAGGGATGAAACTTTCAGGCTCAGCAGTACCGCCTGCCATTCGGGATCGCTTAAGAACATTAGTGAGTCGTAAATCCGTAACGTTTAAAAATGGCGGAAGCTTCCGGTCCTTTCAGATAGTCATAAAATGCGCTAACCGTCGCATTTTTATGTCCGTCAACGATAGCCAGCGGATATTCCACTTTCTTGTGGGAATCTTCCGGGAAGGTGCCGACAACTTTCACGCCTTTACTGGCAACGGCATCAGAGCCGTAAACAATACCCAACGGGGCTTCGCTACGTTCAACCAGCGCCAGCGCACCGCGCACGTCTTCCGCTGGAGCCAGCTTCGGTGACAGCGTTTCCCAGGCACCCAGTTTTTGCAGCGCTTCTTTAGCATAGATACCCGCAGGCACGTGTTCCGGGTCGCCAACCGCCAGACGGCCGCCTTTCAGCAGGCTAGTCCAGTCTGTTTTATCATTGATAGTGATGTCGCCCTGAGCGCTGGCTTTCGGCGCAACGACAACCAGACTATTGCCCAGTAGAGTGGCGCGTGTCGCAGTATCGATGCTCTTTTTCTCAACCGCGTAATCCATCCATTTTTGGTCAGCGGAGATAAACAGATCCGCTGGCGCGCCTGCTTCAATCTGTCGTGCCAGAGTCGATGAAGAAGCAAACGAAGAAACTACATCAACGTTTTTCTCTTTCTTATACTCTTTAGCGATATCCTGCATTGCGTTAGTCAGCGATGCCGCTGCAAACACCGTAATTTTACCATCTTCCGCCAGCGCGTGACCTGCAACGGAGAGCGTTAACGTTGCTCCAGCAAAAAAGCGTAACCATTGACCTGCCATCTGAAACTCCTGTGAGTGCGTTATGTAGGAGCTAATATAGCGATAAGGCTGGGGTTTTCCCAGAGCAAATTAGGGGTAATTAGAGGCGGATCAATTGAGGGGAGAAATAAAAACGCCCGGCAGAACCGGGCGCAGGGAAATCAGTGATTTTGCGGTCTGCTGTCTTTGTGACCGGCTCCGGAGAAGAGGTTAAACACTTCGCCCAGCCCGTAAATCAGACCCAGGATGACGGCCATCACCACAGGGACCATGACTACGGCAAAAACCAGACTTTTCAATAGCTCTAACATGGTTGGCTCCAGAAAGTACGAATGCTTTATTGTAACGAATTCAGCCGGAAAAACACGCCCCATTTGTGCGGTGCCTCACAGGCCGCCGCGACAGATGCATCTTGCAAGATGACCGCTATCGGTCACAATAGCCTTTTTTCGTCAGGATATGATTATGCAGGCCGAAATTCTTCTTACCCTAAAATTACAGCAGCGCCTGTTCGCCGATCCCCGCCGTATCGCCCTGCTGAAGCAGATTGACCAGACCGGCTCCATTAGTCAGGGGGCAAAAAACGCCGGCATCAGCTATAAAAGCGCCTGGGATGCCATTAATGAAATGAATCAGCTGAGCGAACAAATCCTGGTCGATCGCGCTACCGGCGGTAAAGGTGGTGGCGGCGCCGTCCTCACCCGTTACGGGCAGCGGCTGATTCAGCTTTACGATTTGCTGGCGCAGATTCAGCA is part of the Klebsiella huaxiensis genome and encodes:
- the pgl gene encoding 6-phosphogluconolactonase; translation: MKQTVYTASPESQQIHVWNLDVEGKLTLAQVVDAPGQVQPMVVSPNKEYLYVGVRPEFRVLAYRIAPDNGALTFAGEAALPGSPTHISTDHQGRFVFSASYNSGCVSVTPLTDGLPGETVTVVEGLEGCHSANISPDNRTLWVPALKQDRICLFTLSDDGFLAAQEPAEVTTVEGAGPRHMTFHPNQQYGYCVNELNSSVDVWELKDPYGKIECVQTLDMMPSDFTGVRWAADIHLTPDGRHLYACDRTASIITIFSVSEDGSVLSIEGYQPTEAQPRGFNLDHSGKYLIAAGQKSHHVAVYEIEGEQGLLQEKGRYAVGQGPMWVVVNAY
- a CDS encoding pyridoxal phosphatase, which codes for MTSRVIALDLDGTLLTGKKAILPASLDALARARDAGYQVIVVTGRHHVAIHPFYQALALDTPAICCNGTYLYDYHAKKVLESDPMPVDKALSLTDMLVEHDIHGLMYVDDAMLYEQPTGHVIRTANWAESLPVAQRPVFTQVASLAQAAREVNAVWKFALTDEDTAKLQRFAQHVGQTLGLECEWSWHDQVDIAREGNSKGKRLAQWVASQGLSMQDVVAFGDNYNDLSMLEAAGTGVAMGNAVDEVKARANVVIGENETTSIADYINRHLL
- a CDS encoding biofilm development regulator YmgB/AriR family protein; amino-acid sequence: MHQQSDIYAGLNDTALSEYFRNAGDRLIDESAVMSLAISSILATEGHLSNKAIIFWLINALETTSDVVTADVIRKTLEIVVSYTMDDI
- the ycgZ gene encoding regulatory protein YcgZ, giving the protein MQQNSYIPDTASAIAHYFNKASLPSQQETLGQIVMDILCEGRNLNRKSLCTKLLSRLEVASQPEEENHYQTLIGLLFERQD
- a CDS encoding AcrZ family multidrug efflux pump-associated protein, giving the protein MLELLKSLVFAVVMVPVVMAVILGLIYGLGEVFNLFSGAGHKDSRPQNH
- the pdxR gene encoding MocR-like pyridoxine biosynthesis transcription factor PdxR, which gives rise to MAKPVAPLFQDLLLQRGIIKDQVYHALRNAILDGRLTAGSKVPSSRALAEMMAISRNSVISGFDRLMDEGYLVTRKGAGTFVCQHIPDNFISEHYSPAAPEAAASAIGQLNPDISALIPSWSESQESGGMNRVFAVGIGCTDLFPHALWGRLLGRIWRQSRRELGMHTTPYGYLPLRRAISHYIQATRGVNCHEDQIIIVNGIQQALTITTQALLVPGDEVWLDDPGYNGARGAFAARGVSVRPVRVDGDGMDIQDGILHYPGAKLVYTAPSHQFPLSGTLSLPRRLALLEWAEAHRAWIFEDDYNSEFRYAARSLQALQGLDKHQRVIYSGTFSKMMYPEFRLGFLVVPEHLREQFAITKYYTDLSSGYLEQAVLARFLSEGHYASHVRRIRKACFERKSALEAAIEHYFPGRMAVHPTDSGVHLVCWLLNGLKAKEVEDKARRIGLGVQTFERYCQRAMAREGILLGFANHPPEILVDGVRRLAAVL
- the modA gene encoding molybdate ABC transporter substrate-binding protein, whose protein sequence is MAGQWLRFFAGATLTLSVAGHALAEDGKITVFAAASLTNAMQDIAKEYKKEKNVDVVSSFASSSTLARQIEAGAPADLFISADQKWMDYAVEKKSIDTATRATLLGNSLVVVAPKASAQGDITINDKTDWTSLLKGGRLAVGDPEHVPAGIYAKEALQKLGAWETLSPKLAPAEDVRGALALVERSEAPLGIVYGSDAVASKGVKVVGTFPEDSHKKVEYPLAIVDGHKNATVSAFYDYLKGPEASAIFKRYGFTTH
- the modB gene encoding molybdate ABC transporter permease subunit, which produces MFLSDPEWQAVLLSLKVSSLAVVFSLPFGIFFSWLLVRRDFPGKALLDSILHLPLVLPPVVVGYLLLIAMGRRGFIGSWLYDWFGLSFAFSWRGAVLAAAVMSFPLMVRAIRLALEGVDVKLEQAARTLGAGRWRVFFTITLPLTLPGIIVGTVLAFARSLGEFGATITFVSNIPGETRTIPSAMYTLIQTPGGEGAAARLCLISIVLALISLLISEWLARLSRKRMGK
- the modC gene encoding molybdenum ABC transporter ATP-binding protein ModC; the encoded protein is MLELDFTQTLGTHCLQICETLPASGITAVFGVSGAGKTSLINAISGLTRPQQGRIVLNGRVLNDVEKRICLAPEKRRIGYVFQDARLFPHYKVRGNLKYGMAKSMADQFDKLVDLLGIAPLLDRLPGGLSGGEKQRVAIGRALLTAPELLLLDEPLASLDIPRKRELLPYLQRLAREINIPMLYVSHSLDEIQHLADKVLVLEEGKVKAFGCLEAVWSSSIMHPWLPQDQQSTILNVTIAAQHSQYAMTALALGDQQIWVNQLDRPQGEAARIRIQASDVSLVLQPGQRTSIRNILPAQVMQCIESNGQVEVRLEISGRTLWARISPWARDDLGITPGQQLYAQIKSVSIAA
- a CDS encoding diguanylate phosphodiesterase; this translates as MLTTIIYRSHICDNVSVKSLESMVAEANVKNSQMGVSGILLFNGTHFFQLLEGPEEKVLEIYRHICGDSRHHNLVELLSDHGPTRRFGNIGMELFDLREYDRDDVLQMVLDKGTTKYQLTYDDRALHFFRTFVEATEKDNYYEIPAPESWDFVTDSTAFYPEVPFIQAECSFAFQPVIDPFAKEIVSVEALLRTTCGGSPEVYFDGLSREDIYKADLHSKRVAFAMAGRLRLRGCTLSINLLPMTLVNVPGAVEFLLDEIKANGLISEQIIVEFTESEAISRIDEFTDSIRKLKSAGIRVAIDHFGAGFAGLLLLAQFQPDRIKINRQLVKDIHKHGPRQAIVQAIIKCCNSLEIAVSAVGIERPEEWMWLESAGIAHFQGNLFASPCLGGIPAVAWPEKKSAWDVL
- a CDS encoding GNAT family N-acetyltransferase, which codes for MNLSQITIEPATDSDFAQWLPLWKSYQVFYRVDIPETVTQLTWSRFLNPIESMFCAVAKHEGSIVGLVHYLFHRTTWAESDYCYLEDLFVDPEVRGKHIGKQLIEYVQQQARKRHAASLYWHTHETNLRGQRLYNWVADKSGMIEYRMRVK